The Paramisgurnus dabryanus chromosome 3, PD_genome_1.1, whole genome shotgun sequence genome includes a window with the following:
- the LOC135768945 gene encoding uncharacterized protein: MEVKEESQAEVDEKHQIVKINHNVSQKETLKTEDIKCENSFSEDERPADHKRTRSEKKPLTCQQCGKSFGRKTHLKAHMKIHTGEKPFTCQQCEKNFISKAYLNLHVRVHTGEKPFTCQQCGKSFTFRTNLNRHMKTHIGEKPHACLQCEKSFIDKSQLMKHIRVHTGEKPFTCQQCGKSFSIEGNLKIHARIHTGERVFTCHECEKCFRSKSTLTAHMTIHKGEKPYMCFQCGKCFSMECHLKRHMITHSEKKPHACLQCEKSFVDKRGLEIHMRGHSGVKPYICSQCEKSYTSVSAIKKHMRSHTGEKPFTCLQCEKSFIDKRVLKTHMITHTKEKPFTCHECKKSFKTKANLKKHARFHTQ; this comes from the coding sequence ATGGAAGTGAAAGAGGAAAGTCAAGCTGAAGTGGATGAAAAACAtcagattgtaaaaataaaccataatGTTTCACAGAAAGAAACTCTGAAGACAGAAGACATAAAGTGTGAAAATAGTTTCAGTGAAGATGAACGCCCTGCAGATCACAAGAGGACTCGCAGTGAGAAGAAACCTTTAacatgtcaacagtgtggaaagagtttcggAAGAAAAACTCACCTTAAAGCACACATGaagattcacactggagagaaaccattcaCATGCCAACAGTGTGAAAAGAATTTCATAAGCAAAGCTTACCTTAACTTGCATGTGAgggttcacactggagagaaacctttcacatgtcaacagtgtggaaagagtttcacctTTCGAACAAACCTTAACCGCCACATGAAAACTCACATTGGGGAAAAGCCACACGCATGTcttcagtgtgaaaagagtttcatAGATAAAAGTCAACTTATGAAACACAtaagagttcacactggagagaaacctttcacgtgtcaacagtgtggaaagagtttttcTATTGAAGGTAACCTTAAGATACACgcaagaattcacactggagagagagTGTTCACATGCCATGAGTGTGAAAAATGTTTCAGAAGTAAGAGTACCCTTACAGCACACATGACAATTCACAAAGGAGAGAAACCATACATGTGTTTTCAGTGTGGAAAGTGTTTCAGTATGGAGTGTCACCTTAAGAGACACATGATAACTCACAGTGAAAAGAAACCTCACGCATGTcttcagtgtgaaaagagtttcgTAGATAAACGTGGACTTGAGATTCACATGAGAGGTCACAGTGGAGTGAAACCTTACATATGCTCCCAGTGTGAAAAGAGTTATACAAGTGTAAGCGCTATTAAGAAACACATGAGgtctcacactggagagaaacctttcacgtgtcttcagtgtgaaaagagtttcatCGATAAACGTGTACTTAAAACTCACATGATCACTCACACTAAAGAGAAACCTTTCACATGCCATGAGTGTAAAAAGAGTTTCAAAACAAAAGCTAACCTTAAAAAACACGCAAGATTTCACACTCAATAG